Proteins co-encoded in one Lineus longissimus chromosome 11, tnLinLong1.2, whole genome shotgun sequence genomic window:
- the LOC135495395 gene encoding WD repeat-containing protein 7-like isoform X2 has protein sequence MSVSNLVVPVVLWGRNPPTHCISAILMTQDEKNIITGCNDGQIAVWDVTEDWKIYPRSMLFGHSSAISCLCKGSNHSDKPYIVSSSESGEMCLWDINDGRCIEFTKMPFTHTNIQTHQLMNARDIKLVCNGYYPEIHIIDPLSLEIQFTLTSKVQPDWISALCILRPVNRQDDVVVAISNSGAVKCWTLSSQELKSKTIAEDESKQIRCLNAHTLRCCAYNQRTVLIVCSKYWQLYSCGFIHGHESEGIYDAGDFSLLCSESNPCGERWLGGEFISVDRVVVWSNEGKGYLYKLPTNLLKGKAHFDSANPRSADFHGHVGPSRSSSNIPYAYNVLNFYTEKPLSCPPAMSYFFGTRDTHKRILLRGDSMGRIMLWMIPKVADNQLKLTRQESFDRLPVIQQLATTSLLETWDTVCPIPSGVIDALHPPEEKPLQVTATCYIPSQGKLVCGRLDGTIVIVPATQSAILQLLDIGQAPGQEIPVHRVLSGHTGKVTYVLYPFNDSTRYEPQHLVSGGVDFTIILWDIFNGTKLHTFSVHGGEITRLIVPPNNCNNRVLTSICSVASDHSVALISLRERKCIMLAGRQLFPVQTIKWRPLDDFLIIGCTDGTVYVWQMETGHLDRVVQGVTAQEILSACDKATNSVTSSEELNNPTISIAQAFKRRNLATFKNLAQQKLHGLAEKGPASYSYRAHMKPLAYPMMIQGMRTNSNDPDAHVILFDTEALIVQLLSDEYAQMSPGTLEAHGFPSAEKQPDLGRPSGGTSPDPQRKLAEFIAKVKVKAEDVQQKVQAKVEGKQFSGSPTQQPKKKERKHKQKPPNLMISDNLLTMEIAQLYMSCLHAWSLDPDLDKLCTNKLGLLRPCCPISFGLISRGDHMSLLLPGWQRLLGQQQLNPMEKLASPLQPTMSLLETAQDMAKSEEPQPAAKGDESASDVSKNILAIQKSATRGHWQISSSVTTQHLLSVISIANTLMSMSRCSFLDGRFRSEGQRRLSDHLMLFLTSQKINSGGILVSDYYSSSEAESGDEEVGLGSVAQAQIKQGWSLLAALHCVLLPDIIGEGMFKPPLLEMLARRWQHRCLEIREAAQALLLAELRRIRSDGRKTIVDQWSPYLPSYVDPHLSILSETHVVPPRQEMGEEDDEDDDQIMDVNCDGDNIPSHKSNTTFESRRRQATAIVMLGVIGAEFGQEIEPSRRKSSVAAMGEADKKKVVEGFGIKKYSLAMHTSKALTFLLLHPPSPKLPAHTPIRRAAIDLIGRGFTVWEPYMDVSAVLLGLLELCVDGDRLVPRFLKTSKGIRKLMTFGLPLSPAADACRTARHALSLIATARPPAFVITMAKEVARYNAMAQNAQSQNTQLNTSVLVRAKPEILRIIELLVEKMPNDVVDLLVEAMDVIVHCLDPPTLKSKGLTESFPSLSRFSMVSYCGNNRRICVGAKSGGLAFYELKQSKCQIIPGHTGAVTAVTFSPDGKFLASYSHVDNKLMFWQTASTGILSLGQQHTKCVRTFGTPPCNITSATNLLKLVKLAWLDGRTVVLWTADGTENKFRV, from the exons ATGAGTGTGAGCAACCTTGTGGTGCCTGTTGTGCTGTGGGGGAGAAATCCTCCCACGCATTGTATCTCGGCCATTCTCATGACACAAGATGAAAAGAACATCATCACTGGATGCAACGATGGACAAATTGCAGTGTGGGATGTAACTGAAGATTGGAAG ATCTACCCACGAAGCATGCTCTTTGGTCATTCGTCAGCCATCTCTTGTTTATGTAAGGGCAGCAATCATTCAGATAAACCTTACATTGTCAGCTCCTCGGAGAGTGG GGAGATGTGCCTGTGGGATATCAACGATGGCCGGTGTATAGAATTCACTAAAATGCCGTTCACTCACACTAATATCCAG ACCCATCAGCTGATGAATGCCAGAGATATCAAACTAGTGTGTAATGGGTACTACCCAGAGATCCACATCATCGATCCTCTCAGTCTAGAGATTCAATTTACATTGACGTCAAAGGTTCAGCCAGATTGGATCAGCGCTTTGTGCATCCTCAGACCAGTGAATAGACAAG atgatgttgttgttgctatTTCCAATTCTGGGGCTGTCAAGTGTTGGACCTTGTCATCGCAAGAGTTGAAG AGTAAGACAATAGCTGAAGACGAGTCAAAGCAAATCCGCTGCCTCAATGCCCACACGCTGAGATGCTGCGCCTACAACCAAAGAACTGTACTCATAGTCTGCTCCAAATACTGGCAG CTGTACAGTTGTGGTTTTATCCACGGTCATGAATCTGAAGGG ATTTATGATGCCGGCGACTTTTCCCTGCTGTGTTCTGAGTCCAATCCGTGCGGCGAGCGATGGCTTGGTGGTGAATTCATCAGTGTTGACCGTGTGGTCGTCTGGAGTAATGAGGGGAAGGGCTACTTGTATAAACTTCCCACCAA CCTTCTTAAAGGAAAGGCTCATTTTGACAG TGCTAATCCAAGAAGTGCAGATTTCCATGGCCATGTTGGCCCATCTCGTTCGAGTTCCAATATTCCCTATGCCTACAATGTTCTCAACTTCTACACTGAAAAG CCTCTCTCCTGCCCACCGGCCATGTCTTATTTCTTTGGCACCAGAGACACTCACAAGAGGATCCTGCTGCGGGGAGATTCCATGGGCAGGATCATGCTGTGGATGATACCGAAGGTTGCTGACAATCAGTTGAAATTGACCAGACAGGAGAGCTTTGACAGGCTACCCG TGATTCAACAACTAGCCACCACTTCATTGCTCGAAACATGGGACACTGTATGTCCTATTCCAAGTGGGGTGATTGATGCACTG CACCCTCCAGAAGAGAAGCCACTCCAGGTCACTGCGACCTGTTACATTCCTTCCCAAGGTAAACTGGTGTGTGGGCGATTAGATGGTACGATAGTTATTGTGCCAGCAACACAGAGTGCTATCTTACAACTTCTGGATATTGGACAAGCTCCAGGCCAAG AAATTCCAGTCCACCGAGTGCTTTCTGGCCACACTGGCAAAGTTACCTATGTTCTCTACCCATTTAACGACAGTACGCGCTACGAACCTCAACATCTTGTCTCTGGCGGTGTAGACTTTACGATAATATTATGGGACATCTTCAATGGGACCAAGCTCCATACATTCTCTGTGCATGGTGGAGAAATTACAAGACTCATTGTGCCACCAAACAACTGCAAT AACCGTGTTTTGACCAGCATTTGTTCCGTGGCGAGCGACCATTCTGTAGCTCTCATTAGTCTTCGCGAGAGGAAGTGTATCATGCTCGCTGGCCGTCAGTTGTTTCCCGTTCAGACTATAAAGTGGCGCCCCCTGGACGATTTCCTCATCATCGGTTGCACGGATGGAACAGTCTACGTCTGGCAAATGGAAACTG GTCACCTCGACCGAGTTGTCCAGGGCGTAACAGCACAGGAGATCCTAAGCGCCTGCGACAAAGCAACCAATAGCGTGACAAGTAGCGAAGAACTGAACAACCCCACTATCAGTATAGCGCAAGCCTTCAAACGCCGCAACCTGGCCACGTTCAAAAACTTGGCACAGCAGAAACTTCATGGGTTGGCAGAAAAGGGTCCAGCGTCCTACTCGTACAGAGCGCACATGAAGCCACTGGCTTACCCTATGATGATACAGGGCATGAGGACCAACAGCAATGACCCAGATGCCCATGTCATATTGTTCGATACTGAGGCACTTATTG TTCAACTGCTCAGTGATGAGTATGCCCAGATGTCCCCTGGTACATTGGAAGCTCATGGCTTCCCTTCTGCAGAGAAACAACCGGACTTGGGGCGACCTTCTGGGGGAACCTCTCCAGACCCACAGAGAAAATTAGCAG AATTCATTGCCAAAGTGAAAGTAAAGGCAGAAGACGtacaacagaaagtacaagctAAGGTGGAGGGTAAACAGTTCTCCGGCAGCCCAACTCAGCAACCAAAGAAGAAGGAACGCAAGCATAAACAAAAACCACCAAACCTGATGATATCTGATAACTTACTGACCATGGAGATAGCCCAGCTCTATATGTCTTGCCTACATGCGTGGTCCTTGGATCCAGATCTTGACAAACTCTGCACCAACAAACTTGGACTCCTGCGACCCTGTTGCCCGATATCATTCGGATTGATATCGCGAGGAGATCACATGTCTCTGTTGTTGCCTGGTTGGCAGAGGTTGCTTGGGCAGCAACAACTGAACCCAATGGAGAAATTGGCATCGCCTTTACAGCCAACGATGTCGTTGCTAGAAACAGCCCAGGATATGGCAAAATCGGAGGAACCCCAACCGGCTGCCAAGGGGGATGAGAGTGCATCAGACGTGTCAAAAAACATTCTGGCGATACAGAAGTCTGCTACCAGAGGTCACTGGCAGATTTCTAGTTCCGTCACGACACAACATCTCCTGTCCGTGATCTCCATTGCTAATACTTTGATGAGCATGAGTCGGTGTTCCTTTCTCGATGGACGCTTTCGAAGTGAAGGCCAGCGAAG GTTGTCAGACCACTTGATGTTGTTCCTTACCAG CCAAAAAATCAACAGTGGAGGAATCTTAGTATCAGACTACTACTCGAGTTCTGAGGCTGAAAGTGGGGACGAGGAGGTTGGTCTGGGTTCAGTTGCCCAGGCCCAGATAAAGCAAGGCTGGAGCCTGCTGGCAGCTCTACACTGCGTCCTGTTACCTGATATCATCGGAGAGGGCATGTTCAAGCCACCGTTGTTGGAGATGCTGGCCAGGAGATGGCAGCACCGATGTTTAGAG ATCAGAGAAGCAGCCCAAGCTCTTCTTCTTGCTGAACTGAGGCGGATTCGTTCTGACGGACGTAAGACCATAGTGGACCAGTGGTCACCCTACTTGCCAAGCTATGTCGATCCTCACCTTAGCATCTTGAGCGAGACGCATGTGGTTCCACCTAGACAGGAGATGGGAgaggaagatgatgaagacgacgatCAGATTATGG ATGTTAATTGTGATG GTGACAACATACCCTCTCACAAATCCAACACCACGTTCGAGAGCAGACGACGCCAGGCAACAGCCATTGTGATGTTGGGCGTCATCGGGGCAGAGTTCGGTCAGGAGATTGAGCCGAGCAGACGAAAGTCTTCTGTCGCCGCCATGGGGGAGGCGGACAAGAAGAAAGTTGTGGAGGGGTTTGGAATCAAGAAATACTCCCTTGCCATGCACACGA GCAAAGCGCTGACATTCCTGTTACTTCACCCGCCGAGTCCCAAACTACCCGCACACACACCAATCAGACGAGCCGCCATAGATCTGATTGGTCGAGGATTCACTGTCTGGGAGCCATATATGGACGTATCGGCTGTGTTGCTTGGTCTCCTTGAGCTCTGTGTAGATGGTGACAGGCTCGTGCCAAG ATTCTTGAAAACGAGTAAAGGGATTCGAAAGCT CATGACGTTTGGCCTCCCATTGAGCCCAGCTGCCGATGCCTGTCGCACTGCGCGACATGCCCTTTCACTGATCGCCACTGCCCGGCCGCCAGCCTTCGTCATTACCATGGCAAAAGAGGTCGCCAGGTATAATGCCATGGCGCAGAATGCCCAGTCGCAGAATACACAGTTGAACACGTCGGTGTTGGTACGTGCCAAACCTGAGATTCTTCGCATAATTGAGCTGCTGGTGGAGAAGATGCCGAATGATGTGGTGGATCTTTTAGTCGAG GCTATGGACGTGATTGTCCACTGTTTAGATCCACCAACTCTCAAGTCAAAAGGCCTGACAGAATCATTCCCCTCTTTATCAAG gTTTTCAATGGTGAGTTATTGTGGAAACAACAGGAGGATTTGTGTTGGTGCTAAGAGTGGAGGGCTAGCATTTTATGAACTGAAACAATCAAAGTGTCAG ATCATACCTGGTCACACTGGCGCTGTTACTGCAGTCACATTCTCTCCTGATGGGAAGTTCTTGGCGTCTTATTCTCATGTAGACAATAAGTTGATGTTCTGGCAG ACGGCTTCAACTGGTATCTTGAGCCTTGGCCAGCAACACACAAAGTGTGTGAGGACATTCGGTACGCCACCGTGCAACATCACGTCAGCTACAAACCTCTTGAAACTAGTCAAACTTGCTTGGTTGGATGGAAGGACCGTTGTATTATGGACTGCCGATGGAACAGAGAACAAATTCAGGGTCTAG